GTGCCTGTTTTCTCAGGTTCTCTAGAATCTTAATGTTCTACTGCATCCTTTCAAGTCCAATATCAATCAGAATTGAAACTGTTTTGCCTGTCTGATAATGTATTGATATTTCGGAAGTTTCGATAAGAGTTTTATAGAAGGAATCACTTGTAGGATGGTCTTCTAACTGCTAAGATCAGGACAAAAAACCTGAAACACAAGAGTGTTGTCGACATTAATAATGCTAAAAAATAGTGCATAGGTTTTGAATGCTATATAGTTGTGAACAACAGTGTACTTTGTGTATAGTAAACATGTCATCTAATTCTTAGGCTTCTCAATTTAGGTGCTAGTTTCCTTTCTGTTTGAACCCATGCTTTGTTCTTATTGAACATGCTTAGTAGGCTGCAAGTAGTTTATCGTAATTCCCTGTGGTTTGTGACCTAATAACTACATATTCATCCTGTAGGGAATCAGTTTGATGCCCTTGATCTTGGGATGGCAAGTTATTAGTGCTTTTCTTGAAAGTTTTTTCCATGTTCTGTATCTTGTTTACTGAACTATTTGCTGAATCCTTGCAGGGTATATATGGCTATCCAATTGAAATCCAGGCTCTCTTTTTCATGGCTATGAGATGTGCCCTAAGTATGTTGAAACAAGATTCTGATGCTGACTTTGTGAACCACATCACCAAAAGAATCCAAGCTTTGAGCTACCATCTGCACAGCTACTATTGGCTTGATTTCCAAAGACTTAATGACATATACCGCTACAAGACTGAAGAGTACTCGCAGACAGCTTTGAACAAGTTCAATGTGATACCTGAATCAATACCTGATTGGATATTTGACTTCATGCCTAGCCGTGGTGGATACTTCATTGGCAATGTTAGTCCTGCGAGGATGGATTTCCGCTGGTTTTGCCTAGGCAACTTCATTGCAATTCTGTCATCATTAGCAACTGGCGAACAGGCTGAAGCTATACTGGATCTTGTGGAGGAGCGCTGGGAAGAACTCATCGGAGAGATGCCACTCAAGATCTGTTACCCTGCAATGGAAAATCAGGAATGGCAGATAGTCACTGGATGCGACCCGAAGAACACCAGGTGGAGCTACCACAATGGAGGCTCATGGCCAGGTTAGGGCACTTTGGAAACTCAATATATTGCACTGGACTGTGTTATTGAACATCTTAACAGTCATATTATTAGTTTGTTAAGCATTATATGGTTTAGGGAGTAATAAGTAGTTACATTTCAAATCTTATGAACGTACGAGATTTGTTATTTGTCAATCTTTTGGGTTTGGAAAATTGATAGCAATATTAGCTTGATTTGTCTATATGAACTTCATCTTTGGGTTTAGCAAATCTTTACTTGCATAATCTACTGATGTACTTCTGTTAGAAAAGATCAAAAGATAGTGTGTATATACAGATACAGCAAGCTGTACATCCTTGATTGGAACAAAGCAAGCTAGAGTTTGTGAatataaacatttttttttttgcaaattgatATCTGTACATTCTTGACCTTGCATTAACATCCTTTTTACATGGCATGCTTTCGTCTTCTGTCCTGCTTATTAATCTGCTACTCTGGCTCCTGGTGGTCCTGAGAGTCGTTATTAATtctgtggtttagggacttggCAATTCAATTTCAGATTGGTTATTTGTCGATCTGATCTTTACTTCAACTGTTTATAGGTAATTCCATCTCTGGGTTAGCATATGTGTACATGTGTAATCTGCTCTGGCAAAACAGATATTATGTAGAAACTGAAAGCTATCTTCAATCAGAACAGTTTGCATATATGACCGGACATTTTTGTTTGTCCAATTGATATCATTAGTGTACATTATTCACCCTGCATAAGCTTCCTTTTTATGCGGCATGCTTTCTTCATCTATTTGTTTAATCCCCCTTTCATATTCGGGTGCCTGTGCAGTGTTGCTGTGGCTGCTGGTGGCTGTGAGCGTGAAGCTGGGGCGCCCACACCTCGCGAGGAGGGCGATGGAGCTGATGGAACGGCGGCTGGCGAAGGATGAGTTCCCCGAGTACTACGATGGCAAGGCGGGGCGGTACGTGGGGAAGCAGGCGCGCAAGTACCAGACGTGGTCCGTGGCCGGCTACCTGGTGGCCAAGATGCTCCTGGACGACCCCTCCCACCTGCGGATCATCGCGCTGGAGGACGACGGACACTCCCGCTCCCGGGCACCCTGCCTCAAGCGCTCCAACTCCTGCCCGTGACCGCCACCGCGACATACGCCTTCTGCCCACGCCGAGACTACGAGTACAGTCACAGTCTCAGATTTCGTTCCTTCTGACCGAGGATAGTAAAGGAGAGGATACATACGCTGTTTTTGTGCAGTGCATTGGCATAGTTATGTTACGTAGAGATGTTGGTGGCAGGATGAGGATATACGAGTACGTAGAAATGTTGGTGGCAGGATGAGGATCTACGAGTATGTAAATGTAGGTGCTCCTGGTTCTGCTGCGATTGATGCAGGCATCCATTCGCCAGACGTGTAGACTGGTGGGTGATTTTGGGTAGCTGAGGCTTGCAATCCGGATGCAGAACTCTAGCTGGTGGAAACGAATTTTGTAGTGGTTGGTTGAATTAACGTTGCTGCTTAATGCTCGCCACGCTTGCCTTGTGTCCGTGCATGGATTTTCATTTGACAGAGATAACTGGGCAGGGAGATTGGTTTTACTTGCTAGCTGGACCTTTTTTTAGTCTTTTTGCAATTTGCTAGCCGAGTCATTCATTATTGTCCCGGAGGGTTTTTTTCCTTTAAAAAAACTGAGCTGTTTTAGGGGAAAAACATCTCCGTTTGGATGTCGTCAAACTCTGCTCCGAGACTGATACGGCGTCCGTGTTTGTTTCGAATCGTATGTTGCATGTGCCTTTTGGGAACATCATGTCTGAAGCGTGTATATATATCGATTTGTAGTGCCGACTCGTCACCAATTATCAACCAATCTTTGTTCGTCCTCTCCTCTGCATGTGCGCCATGAACCTAAAGACgagcaggaagaggaagaagaagacgagCACGCCACCAGAACCTGTTCCCGAGCTTTGGGACGAGATCGTCCAGGACATCCTGGTCCGGCTGCCTGTCACATCCCTCCTGCGGTGCAGGGCCGTGTGCAAGGCGGGGCGCGCCATCATCTCCGACCCCTTCTTCACCCGGGCGCACCTCCGGCGGTCGGCCTCCAGATGCGAGCAGAACCCGTGCCTGATCGTCACCCCGCACACCCTCATGATCCCCCGCCTCCCAGGGAAGGAGCGGAAAATCTATTCCCCGCATATGCGGGGACGCGTCgactgttcttcttcctcctctcgaccctgccgccggcgagctaggggaggaggaggaggaggggcggctgCCGAGGAGAGGCGGTTGGtgggggagcggccgccgggtggtggcgggcggcggcggcctttagATTTCGGGTTGCCGGGGTCCGGGGCGGCTCCATGGCCTCCGGCTATAGAAGAGGGgtccggggccggcggcggcgacggttcggccggcggagggcaagGCGGGTCGGATaaccggtgggcggtggccggcggcgggggcgagagaaggcggcggcggtggtcggaCGGCGCGGCAGCGAGATTGGTTagcatggtggtggtggaggcggcgaaggccgccggagccgggggaggcggtcaacggcgggggcgggggcgcctGTGCGACGCGTAGCTTGCCCCCGTATATGCGGGGAATAGACCCGTCCGGGAGGAGGGCTGGCCGACCGACTTCTCCAACCACATCCACTTCTACCAGTGGCACCAAGGTGCTTCCATGGCTGCGTTCATGCACGCCGAGGACTTCCACGGAGAGTTCAGTATCGTGCGCCAATTTGCCCACTGCGACGGGCTGGTGCTCGCTCCCACGGACACCGGCATCTACCTCTTCAACCCGGCCACCAGGGAAACCGTCAAGCTGCTATCCAGCAACCGGCATCGTGGAGGTGTGTACTGCTGCTGCGATGGCTTGGGTCGAGATCCGCGCACAGGTGAGTACAAGGTAGTCCAGGCCTTCTAGCGGTCATGGGACCCTGACACGGGCAGGGGGACAGACATGGGGATGGAGGTGCTCACCGTCtccggcggcaacggcggcggcgccgccgcttggAGGGATATCGCAGCTCCTCTTCCATACCCTGCTTGCAATTGGTGCGCCGCTTTGGCGGTCAATGGGTTCTTGTTCTGGCGCGTCGCCAAGCACCTCCCTGAGCCTCCATGGGGTCTCATCCACCTCAACCTGGCCGACGAGACGTTCGGCATCACCACGCTGCCTGATTCGGTCGACCCGGCGCGCCCCAAAGCCTTTGCGCTGGACGAGCTGCACGGGGAGCTCTGCGTGACCGATTTTAGCGACGATGAGACCGTGACCATCTGGACGCTGGCACGCTGGCTGTGCAAGAAGATGGGAGGGTCCAAGAAGGCCAGTGTTGGGAGCGGCGTTGCGTCGTCCAGCTCGTCGGTTTTTTTCCATCCGTTGGCGTTTCTTCCCGGTGGACGAATCATGGTGTCGTCGGCTTTCCGCATCAGCATCTACGACATGGCTACCGCAGAGCTGACAACCGTGTGTCAGATGGATCACTTGAAATACGAAGGCCGCAGGGCACGAACGTGGAAGAATCTCTTCGGCTTCAACGTCCATCGGTATACGGAAAGTCTCGTTCGGATCACTGTGTAGCAGCTGTTATGCGTTTCCGTCGGTTTTTGCAtcttcagaaaaaaaatgtcTGCTTCTGTTTGTGTACACGGAAAGGCAAAAGCAGCTCGCTCTGTGCTTGTTGCTGCTTGCAACTTTTTTTATGGCTATTTTCAAGATCACCATGGTGAAATGAAAGTTGTTATAGCTAAGACAATGTATGCTGTActttttatttccttttatttaaacagtacaagttttttttattttctttcactctgttctgctgaCAACCAGcaacagtacttttctctcacactaaatcagcaccagccaaccaacagtatttttctctcacagcaaatcAGCACCGACCACTAGTCACacccagccgaacagagtgttTAACTTTTTTGACAATTTTTGGTTTCCATCAAACTCTTGCCATCCAAGTATCCTGTCGACATCACTAGCTGTGGATTTTCCGTTGAGCTCTCAACATCCCCGATCCATCCAACTCCATTTGTGATTCAATATTTGAAT
This window of the Panicum virgatum strain AP13 chromosome 1K, P.virgatum_v5, whole genome shotgun sequence genome carries:
- the LOC120647755 gene encoding F-box/kelch-repeat protein At3g06240-like, whose translation is MNLKTSRKRKKKTSTPPEPVPELWDEIVQDILVRLPVTSLLRCRAVCKAGRAIISDPFFTRAHLRRSASRCEQNPCLIVTPHTLMIPRLPGKERKIYSPPVREEGWPTDFSNHIHFYQWHQGASMAAFMHAEDFHGEFSIVRQFAHCDGLVLAPTDTGIYLFNPATRETVKLLSSNRHRGGVYCCCDGLGRDPRTGEYKVVQAF
- the LOC120708207 gene encoding probable alkaline/neutral invertase F, which encodes MVLCAEPPPKLKIPESKITELADDACHDSPKLERRTRMHHIERHRSCVVTLSDMELNDLQPRRLLQTLEVSKSPGTGSQCSLHEETPTDTNASHRRAIADAAWEALKRSIVYFRGQPIGTVAAIDKSQGAALNYDQVFMRDFIPSALAFLMKGEHLIVKNFLVETARLQSREKMVDLFKLGQGVMPASFKVHHRNPTLKTESLLADFGETAIGRVAPVDSGLWWIILLRAYTRWTGDNSLAESPNCQRAMHLILRLCLSEGCDTSPALLCADGCSMIDRRMGIYGYPIEIQALFFMAMRCALSMLKQDSDADFVNHITKRIQALSYHLHSYYWLDFQRLNDIYRYKTEEYSQTALNKFNVIPESIPDWIFDFMPSRGGYFIGNVSPARMDFRWFCLGNFIAILSSLATGEQAEAILDLVEERWEELIGEMPLKICYPAMENQEWQIVTGCDPKNTRWSYHNGGSWPVLLWLLVAVSVKLGRPHLARRAMELMERRLAKDEFPEYYDGKAGRYVGKQARKYQTWSVAGYLVAKMLLDDPSHLRIIALEDDGHSRSRAPCLKRSNSCP